From Candidatus Sphingomonas colombiensis, one genomic window encodes:
- a CDS encoding pitrilysin family protein, which translates to MPLTGAAMALALAAPAAFAQADAGKAAPVSQLVQAIDIPYQQFTLKNGLRVVVHTDRKAPVVAVSVWYDVGSKHEPKGKSGFAHLFEHLMFNGSENAPGDFFEPLKQVGATDLNGTTYFDRTNYFETVPRSALDRALFLESDRMGWLTGAITQNVLDTQRGVVQNEKRQGDNRPYGLVRYKLTEGLFPADNPYGHTTIGSMADLDAASLADVKGWFRDHYGPNNAVLVLAGDIDVATARPLVEKYFGAIPAGPKNLPPKVDIPTLPAARSEVIKDRVAAPLVIKAWAVPGLNDADSVPLDVAAAVLGGLASSRLQNVLVKQEKLAVDVGADSDAFAQVGMFTVNAIARAGVDPAVVAKRLDEIVNDLAKNGPTADEVQRVLTTAVSRRIGGLEAVGGFGGKAVALAEGELYSDNPGFYKKQLAALAAQTPETVRAAARKWLERPAYTLTVLPGEREHYAEAEAKAPAPAKATSAPAPKGTRGPIPPAGAVADLAFPKVERARLANGIELIYVNRTTVPVTRGVLSFDAGTAADVADKLGTQALTLAMIDEGTSKFDSIKLAEAKERLGLDIYTGSSADRTTLSFRAPSANLASAAALWADIARTPAFPESELPRVKSQLLAGIAQELTDPAGLTSRVLPPIVYGAGNPYAKARGSGDAKAVEGLNRADLLNFRSAWLRPDKAKIFVVSDRPLAEVKAVLEQSFGDWRMPGKSGEKLFREDRSLPAPRIILIDRPDSPQSLISGGLRTSLRGTDDLLPAITANDALGGDFLGRLNMDLREDKHWSYGVSGNFVRNAFAAPYVVRAPVQADKTGASIAALRDDMAAFVTTKPLTQTEFDRAIADATRSLAGNFETSSAVLGAMQANDLFHRPDDYYATITQKYRALTRDELDATARRVIDPKRFVWVVVGDAKVVRPQLDSIGLPVDVITAASIADANKQESANGR; encoded by the coding sequence ATGCCCCTCACCGGCGCCGCCATGGCCTTGGCACTCGCCGCCCCCGCCGCCTTCGCTCAGGCGGACGCTGGCAAGGCCGCCCCGGTTTCGCAGCTCGTCCAGGCGATCGACATTCCGTATCAGCAATTCACGCTGAAGAACGGGCTGCGCGTGGTCGTCCACACCGATCGCAAGGCGCCGGTGGTCGCGGTGAGCGTGTGGTATGATGTCGGATCGAAGCACGAACCGAAGGGCAAATCGGGCTTCGCGCATCTGTTCGAGCATCTGATGTTCAACGGCAGCGAGAATGCGCCGGGCGATTTCTTCGAGCCGCTGAAACAGGTCGGCGCGACCGATCTCAACGGCACGACCTATTTCGATCGCACCAACTATTTCGAGACGGTGCCACGATCGGCGCTGGACCGCGCGTTGTTCCTCGAAAGCGACCGGATGGGCTGGCTGACCGGCGCGATCACGCAAAACGTGCTCGATACGCAGCGCGGCGTCGTCCAGAACGAGAAGCGGCAGGGCGATAACCGCCCCTATGGCCTCGTCCGCTACAAATTGACCGAGGGGCTGTTCCCCGCGGACAATCCCTATGGCCACACCACGATCGGATCGATGGCCGATCTCGACGCGGCGAGCCTTGCCGATGTGAAGGGCTGGTTCCGCGATCATTACGGGCCGAACAACGCCGTGCTCGTCCTTGCCGGCGATATCGATGTCGCCACCGCCAGGCCGCTGGTGGAGAAATATTTCGGCGCAATCCCCGCCGGCCCGAAGAACCTGCCGCCGAAGGTTGATATCCCCACCCTCCCCGCCGCCCGATCGGAGGTGATCAAGGATCGCGTCGCGGCGCCGTTGGTAATCAAGGCGTGGGCGGTGCCCGGTCTCAACGATGCGGATTCCGTGCCCCTCGACGTGGCGGCGGCGGTGCTTGGCGGCCTTGCCAGTTCGCGGCTCCAGAATGTGCTGGTGAAGCAGGAGAAGCTCGCGGTCGACGTCGGCGCGGATTCGGATGCCTTCGCGCAGGTCGGCATGTTCACCGTCAACGCGATCGCCCGCGCGGGCGTCGATCCCGCCGTGGTGGCGAAGCGGCTGGACGAGATCGTCAACGATCTGGCCAAGAACGGCCCGACCGCCGATGAGGTGCAGCGCGTGCTGACCACCGCCGTTTCGCGACGCATCGGCGGGCTCGAAGCAGTGGGCGGCTTCGGCGGCAAGGCGGTCGCGCTGGCCGAGGGCGAACTCTATTCGGACAATCCGGGCTTCTATAAAAAGCAGCTCGCGGCGCTCGCCGCGCAAACGCCCGAAACGGTCCGCGCCGCCGCGCGCAAATGGCTTGAGCGCCCCGCCTATACGCTGACCGTATTGCCCGGCGAGCGCGAACATTATGCCGAAGCGGAGGCCAAGGCCCCCGCGCCGGCCAAGGCGACGTCGGCGCCTGCGCCCAAGGGCACGCGCGGCCCGATCCCGCCGGCCGGCGCGGTCGCCGATCTCGCCTTCCCCAAGGTGGAGCGCGCGCGGCTCGCGAACGGCATCGAGCTGATCTACGTCAACCGCACCACCGTGCCCGTAACGCGCGGCGTGCTGAGCTTCGACGCCGGCACCGCCGCCGACGTGGCGGACAAGCTCGGCACGCAGGCGCTGACGCTGGCGATGATCGACGAAGGGACGAGCAAGTTCGATTCGATCAAGCTGGCGGAGGCGAAGGAACGGCTCGGCCTCGATATCTACACCGGATCGTCGGCCGATCGCACGACGCTCAGCTTCCGCGCGCCCAGCGCCAATCTCGCGTCGGCGGCGGCGCTATGGGCGGATATCGCACGCACCCCCGCCTTCCCCGAAAGCGAGCTGCCGCGCGTCAAAAGCCAGCTTCTCGCCGGCATCGCGCAGGAACTGACCGATCCCGCCGGCCTCACCAGCCGCGTGCTGCCCCCGATCGTTTATGGCGCGGGCAATCCCTATGCGAAAGCGCGCGGGAGCGGCGATGCCAAGGCGGTGGAGGGGCTCAATCGTGCCGATCTCCTCAACTTCCGCAGCGCGTGGCTGCGCCCGGACAAGGCGAAGATCTTCGTCGTCAGCGATCGCCCGCTGGCCGAGGTGAAGGCAGTGCTCGAACAATCGTTCGGCGATTGGCGGATGCCGGGCAAAAGCGGCGAGAAGCTGTTCCGTGAGGATCGCAGCCTGCCCGCCCCGCGCATCATCCTGATCGACCGGCCGGATTCACCGCAATCTTTGATTTCCGGCGGATTGCGCACGTCGCTGCGCGGCACCGACGATCTGTTGCCCGCGATCACCGCCAATGATGCGCTGGGCGGCGATTTCCTCGGCCGGCTCAACATGGATCTGCGCGAGGACAAGCATTGGTCCTACGGCGTATCGGGCAATTTCGTCCGCAACGCCTTTGCCGCGCCTTATGTCGTCCGCGCGCCGGTGCAGGCGGACAAGACCGGGGCATCGATCGCCGCGCTGCGCGACGACATGGCCGCCTTCGTCACCACCAAGCCGCTGACGCAGACCGAGTTCGATCGCGCGATCGCGGACGCGACTCGCTCGCTCGCCGGCAATTTCGAAACGTCCAGCGCCGTGCTGGGCGCGATGCAGGCGAACGACCTGTTCCACCGCCCCGACGATTATTATGCGACGATCACCCAGAAATATCGCGCGCTCACCCGCGACGAGCTGGACGCTACGGCAAGGCGGGTGATCGATCCCAAGCGCTTCGTCTGGGTGGTGGTCGGCGATGCGAAGGTGGTGCGTCCGCAGCTTGACTCGATCGGCCTGCCGGTGGACGTCATTACCGCTGCGTCCATCGCGGACGCGAACAAGCAGGAGAGCGCCAATGGCCGTTGA
- a CDS encoding pentapeptide repeat-containing protein yields MDDLFADHVVRGQRLTRADIERLPRVPQHLIDCDLEEADLSRLDLSRWTFEQCNLRRADFGRVVAEATVWKSCRGAFAGFTGSDLSEAAFVACDFNNASFKQATLESARFARCKLTGADLHGIKAITIDFDETLLINAKLLGHSFRKAHLKRVDFSQADLRKCDFRQATFEECSLREANLAEARFDGADLRGADLGGVRLIDATPFRGATISRDQAGQLLSELGLNVR; encoded by the coding sequence ATGGACGATCTGTTTGCCGATCATGTAGTGCGCGGCCAGCGACTGACGCGGGCGGATATCGAGCGGCTGCCGCGCGTGCCCCAGCATCTGATCGATTGCGATCTTGAGGAAGCGGATCTGTCGCGGCTCGATCTGTCGCGCTGGACGTTCGAGCAATGCAATCTGCGCCGGGCGGATTTCGGCCGCGTGGTCGCCGAAGCCACAGTGTGGAAATCCTGTCGCGGCGCTTTCGCCGGCTTCACCGGCAGCGATCTGAGCGAAGCCGCCTTCGTCGCGTGCGATTTCAACAACGCCAGTTTCAAACAAGCGACGCTTGAATCCGCGCGCTTCGCCCGATGCAAGCTGACCGGGGCAGACCTCCATGGCATCAAGGCGATCACGATCGATTTCGACGAAACGCTGCTGATCAATGCCAAGCTGCTCGGCCATTCATTCCGTAAGGCGCACCTCAAGCGGGTCGATTTCTCGCAGGCCGATCTGCGGAAATGCGATTTCCGCCAGGCCACGTTTGAGGAATGCAGCCTGCGCGAGGCCAATCTCGCCGAGGCGCGATTCGACGGGGCGGATCTGCGCGGCGCGGATCTGGGCGGGGTGCGGCTGATCGATGCAACGCCGTTTCGCGGCGCTACCATCTCACGCGATCAGGCGGGGCAATTACTGAGCGAACTCGGCCTCAACGTCCGCTAG
- a CDS encoding 5-(carboxyamino)imidazole ribonucleotide synthase, which yields MTILPPGSTIGILGGGQLGRMLATAAAELGYRVDVLAPDRESVAAQTASSLIRADYHNRVVLADFAEQCDVVTYEFENIAVEPVEWLAEKVAVHPSPASLRVAQDRIAEKSFVEKLGGRPAKWAPVNSRAELDVAIASVGTPAVLKTTRMGYDGKGQARLHAPADADAAWEAIGGPAVLEAFVTFSHEFSIVLVRGQDGAMVSYPPPWNVHENAILARSTLPAPAEIAAQWTEAAALTGRIAETLGHIGVLTCEFFATTDGPVFNEMAPRVHNSGHWTIEGATTSQFENHIRAICGLPLGDTALTAPHIEMENLIGDAWERWPELLAEPNAHLHLYGKREARPGRKMGHVTRLKR from the coding sequence ATGACGATCCTCCCTCCCGGCTCGACCATCGGCATCCTTGGCGGCGGCCAGCTCGGGCGGATGCTGGCGACCGCCGCGGCCGAACTGGGCTATCGCGTCGATGTGCTGGCGCCGGACCGGGAGAGTGTCGCCGCGCAGACCGCTTCCTCGCTGATCCGTGCCGATTATCACAATCGCGTCGTGCTGGCCGATTTCGCCGAGCAATGCGACGTGGTGACCTACGAATTCGAAAATATCGCGGTCGAGCCGGTCGAATGGCTGGCGGAGAAGGTCGCGGTGCATCCCTCGCCAGCATCGCTGCGCGTCGCGCAGGATCGCATTGCGGAAAAGAGCTTCGTCGAGAAGCTTGGCGGGCGCCCGGCGAAATGGGCGCCGGTCAACAGCCGGGCGGAGCTCGACGTGGCGATCGCCAGTGTCGGCACGCCCGCCGTGCTGAAGACGACGCGGATGGGCTATGATGGCAAGGGGCAGGCGCGGCTACATGCCCCGGCCGACGCCGATGCCGCGTGGGAGGCGATCGGCGGTCCGGCGGTGCTGGAGGCGTTCGTCACTTTCAGCCACGAATTTTCGATCGTGTTGGTGCGCGGGCAGGATGGCGCGATGGTGAGCTATCCGCCGCCGTGGAACGTGCACGAAAATGCGATTCTCGCGCGCTCGACCTTGCCCGCGCCGGCGGAAATCGCGGCGCAATGGACCGAGGCGGCGGCGCTGACCGGGCGGATCGCGGAAACGTTGGGCCATATCGGCGTGTTGACCTGCGAGTTCTTCGCCACCACCGATGGGCCGGTGTTCAACGAAATGGCGCCGCGCGTGCATAATTCCGGGCATTGGACGATCGAGGGCGCGACCACCTCGCAATTCGAAAACCATATCCGCGCGATCTGTGGCCTGCCGCTGGGCGATACCGCACTGACCGCACCGCACATCGAGATGGAAAATCTGATCGGCGATGCGTGGGAACGCTGGCCGGAATTGCTCGCCGAGCCGAACGCGCACCTGCACCTTTATGGCAAGCGCGAGGCGCGGCCCGGGCGCAAGATGGGGCATGTCACCCGGCTGAAGCGCTAG
- the purE gene encoding 5-(carboxyamino)imidazole ribonucleotide mutase: protein MAHVGIIMGSTSDWETMRHAADVLDALGVAHETRVVSAHRTPQRLYDYATGAADRGIRVIIAGAGGAAHLPGMAASMTHLPVLGVPVESKALKGMDSLLSIVQMPGGIPVGTLAIGKPGATNAGLLAAAILALGDPALEARLKAWRAAQTDSVADAPQ, encoded by the coding sequence ATGGCGCACGTTGGTATCATCATGGGCTCGACCTCCGACTGGGAGACGATGCGGCACGCAGCCGATGTGCTGGACGCTTTGGGCGTCGCACACGAAACGCGGGTGGTTTCCGCGCATCGCACGCCGCAACGGCTGTATGATTATGCGACAGGCGCGGCGGATCGCGGCATCCGTGTGATCATCGCGGGCGCGGGCGGCGCGGCGCATTTGCCGGGCATGGCGGCATCGATGACGCACCTTCCGGTGCTGGGCGTGCCGGTGGAATCCAAGGCGCTGAAGGGCATGGATAGCCTGCTCTCGATCGTGCAGATGCCGGGCGGTATTCCGGTCGGCACGCTGGCGATCGGCAAGCCCGGCGCGACCAATGCGGGGCTGCTCGCCGCCGCGATCCTCGCGCTCGGCGATCCGGCGCTGGAGGCGCGGCTCAAGGCATGGCGTGCGGCGCAGACCGACAGTGTGGCGGACGCGCCGCAATGA
- a CDS encoding protein-L-isoaspartate(D-aspartate) O-methyltransferase, with protein MTVRAGRFAWAAVLGALIAAAPIFARSQDGARKAMVAGIKASVHRASPDADNAELARVLAVMEQVPREAFVPAAERKQALADLSQPIGDGQTISAPSIVAVMTAAAALPPHANVLDVGTGSGYQAAVLARLADHVASIEIMPDLAATARERLAKLGYGNVEVRSGDGFAGWAARAPFDAIIAAAGSDKVPQPLLDQLKPGGRLVMPVGATWASEQLLVVTKTGPDTTTRCSLGWTMFVPLTGEGARDEHLRGGVYDPSIPNCFAAPVVAPMFVPAKDGAR; from the coding sequence GTGACGGTGCGCGCCGGCCGGTTCGCCTGGGCGGCGGTGCTTGGCGCGCTGATCGCCGCCGCGCCCATCTTTGCTCGATCGCAAGACGGCGCGCGCAAGGCGATGGTCGCGGGGATCAAGGCATCGGTGCATCGCGCCTCGCCAGACGCGGACAATGCCGAACTCGCCCGCGTGCTTGCGGTGATGGAGCAAGTCCCGCGCGAAGCGTTCGTCCCAGCGGCCGAACGCAAGCAGGCGCTGGCCGATCTTTCGCAGCCGATCGGCGACGGGCAGACGATCTCCGCCCCGTCGATCGTCGCGGTGATGACCGCCGCCGCCGCGTTGCCGCCGCACGCCAATGTGCTCGATGTTGGCACCGGCTCGGGCTATCAGGCGGCGGTGCTGGCGCGGCTCGCCGATCATGTCGCGTCGATCGAGATCATGCCCGATCTGGCCGCGACCGCGCGCGAGCGGCTGGCGAAGCTCGGATATGGCAATGTCGAGGTACGCAGCGGCGATGGCTTCGCGGGCTGGGCGGCGCGTGCGCCGTTCGACGCGATCATCGCCGCGGCGGGCAGCGACAAGGTGCCGCAGCCGCTGCTCGATCAGCTCAAGCCGGGCGGGCGGCTGGTGATGCCGGTCGGCGCCACCTGGGCGAGCGAGCAATTGCTGGTCGTCACCAAAACCGGGCCGGATACGACGACGCGTTGCTCGCTTGGGTGGACGATGTTCGTGCCGCTGACGGGGGAAGGCGCCCGCGATGAGCATCTGCGCGGCGGGGTGTATGATCCCTCCATTCCCAACTGCTTCGCGGCGCCGGTGGTGGCGCCGATGTTCGTGCCCGCCAAAGACGGTGCGCGCTGA
- the gpmA gene encoding 2,3-diphosphoglycerate-dependent phosphoglycerate mutase: MPRLVLIRHGQSSWNLENRFTGWWDVDVTEKGAAEARAAGQLMAAKGLDFDMTFTSLQTRAIKTLNLALEAMGRLWLPTEKDWRLNERHYGGLTGLDKAETAAKHGDAQVHIWRRSFDVPPPPLDAGSQYDLSNDRRYAGIPVPATESLKDTIARVLPYWEARIAPALRDGQRVLISAHGNSLRALVKHLSNIPDDEITSLEIPTGQPIVYELDDALNATDRYYLSER; this comes from the coding sequence ATGCCCCGCCTCGTCTTGATCCGCCACGGCCAGTCGTCGTGGAACCTTGAAAACCGCTTCACCGGCTGGTGGGACGTCGACGTGACCGAGAAAGGCGCCGCCGAAGCGCGTGCCGCCGGCCAATTGATGGCCGCCAAGGGCCTCGATTTCGACATGACCTTCACCTCGCTTCAGACGCGCGCGATCAAGACGCTGAACCTCGCGCTGGAGGCGATGGGCCGGCTGTGGCTGCCGACGGAGAAGGACTGGCGGCTGAACGAGCGCCACTATGGCGGGCTCACCGGGCTCGACAAGGCGGAGACCGCCGCGAAGCACGGCGACGCACAGGTGCATATCTGGCGCCGCAGCTTCGATGTGCCGCCGCCGCCGCTCGACGCGGGCAGCCAATATGATCTGAGCAATGATCGGCGCTACGCCGGCATCCCGGTGCCCGCGACCGAAAGCCTGAAGGACACGATCGCGCGCGTGCTGCCTTATTGGGAGGCACGGATCGCCCCGGCGCTGCGCGACGGACAGCGCGTGCTGATCTCCGCGCACGGCAATTCGCTGCGTGCGCTGGTCAAGCATCTCAGCAACATTCCCGATGATGAGATCACCAGCCTCGAAATCCCGACCGGCCAACCGATCGTCTATGAACTGGACGACGCACTGAATGCGACCGACCGTTATTATCTGAGCGAGCGCTAA
- a CDS encoding dienelactone hydrolase family protein — protein sequence MAIVRQTMVYDGPGGPFEGVIAYEDEVETPRPGVLVIPNVLGQKESDSVNAENLAKLGYVGFVCDVFGQGRRKTRESDNVAEYMNELNADRALLRDRLIASLDVLKGFGHVDPAKTAAVGYCFGGKCALDMARAGLDVLGAVSFHGVYDRPDYANATPIAAKLLVCHGWDDPIAPPEAVTALGKELTDSGADWQIHAYGNAGHAFTDIELKGKQTPPGIAYEERADRRSWKAMQDFLAELFI from the coding sequence ATGGCGATCGTCCGGCAAACGATGGTGTATGATGGCCCCGGCGGCCCGTTCGAGGGCGTGATCGCCTATGAAGACGAGGTGGAGACGCCGCGCCCCGGCGTGCTCGTCATCCCCAATGTGCTCGGCCAGAAGGAGAGCGACAGCGTCAACGCGGAGAATCTCGCCAAGCTCGGCTATGTCGGCTTCGTCTGCGACGTTTTCGGGCAGGGCCGGCGCAAGACGCGCGAATCAGACAATGTCGCCGAATATATGAACGAGCTGAACGCCGATCGTGCGCTGCTGCGCGATCGCCTGATCGCGTCGCTCGATGTGCTCAAGGGCTTTGGCCATGTCGATCCGGCGAAGACGGCGGCGGTCGGCTATTGCTTTGGGGGCAAGTGCGCGCTCGATATGGCGCGCGCCGGGCTGGATGTTCTCGGCGCGGTGAGCTTCCACGGTGTCTATGACCGGCCGGACTATGCCAACGCCACCCCGATCGCGGCCAAGCTGCTGGTGTGCCATGGCTGGGACGATCCGATCGCTCCACCCGAAGCGGTCACCGCGCTGGGCAAGGAACTGACCGACAGCGGCGCGGATTGGCAAATTCACGCTTATGGCAATGCCGGCCACGCCTTCACCGACATCGAGCTGAAGGGCAAACAGACCCCGCCCGGAATCGCTTATGAAGAGCGTGCCGATCGCCGGAGCTGGAAGGCGATGCAGGACTTCCTCGCCGAACTGTTCATCTGA
- a CDS encoding NupC/NupG family nucleoside CNT transporter, translated as MHRFLIGIAGIVVILLIAVLLSTDRRSIRLRVVGAAFALQAGIAVLVLYAPWGRHALAFLSGGVANLLSYANAGTAFLFGKLADDPLGKNFAIQALPVIIFFAALVSILYHLGIMQLIVRWIGGAIEKVIGTSKVESLCAAANIFVGQSESPLVIRPYLAGLTPPQLFTVMTSGMAGVAGTILAAYASMGIRIEYLLAASFMAAPGGILMAKIIMPDRRGPTGGELPLGDMNEEDRQLALAEARFSGEAVEGTPGEPMPQATHDEEKPANLIMAAAQGAQTGVRLAVAVGAMVLAFVALVALANGILGGIGGWFGYPELSFQGLLGYVFAPVMFLLNVPWHEAGIAGGLFGQKIVLNEFVAYISLGEQQGQLSQRTVAIITFALCGFANFSSIAIQMAVTGSLAPNQRPMIAKLGVRALLAGSLANLMSAALAGLLIG; from the coding sequence ATGCATCGTTTCCTCATCGGCATTGCCGGCATCGTCGTGATCCTGCTGATCGCGGTGCTGCTGTCGACTGACCGCCGCTCGATCCGGCTACGCGTCGTTGGCGCGGCGTTCGCGTTGCAGGCGGGAATCGCGGTGCTGGTGCTGTACGCGCCATGGGGGCGGCATGCGCTGGCTTTCCTTTCCGGCGGGGTCGCCAACCTGCTGTCTTATGCCAATGCCGGAACCGCATTCCTGTTCGGCAAGCTGGCGGACGATCCGCTCGGCAAGAATTTCGCGATTCAGGCGCTTCCGGTGATCATCTTTTTCGCGGCGCTCGTCTCGATCCTCTACCATCTCGGGATCATGCAGCTCATCGTGCGCTGGATCGGCGGCGCGATCGAAAAGGTGATCGGCACGAGCAAGGTGGAAAGCTTGTGCGCGGCGGCGAACATCTTCGTCGGCCAATCCGAATCGCCGCTGGTGATCCGCCCATATCTCGCGGGTCTTACGCCGCCGCAGCTGTTCACGGTGATGACCAGCGGCATGGCGGGCGTCGCCGGCACGATCCTTGCGGCCTATGCCTCGATGGGAATCAGGATCGAATATCTCCTGGCGGCCTCGTTCATGGCGGCGCCCGGCGGCATCCTGATGGCGAAGATCATCATGCCCGATCGCCGCGGGCCGACCGGGGGCGAGCTGCCGCTCGGCGACATGAACGAGGAGGATCGCCAACTCGCGCTCGCCGAAGCACGGTTCAGCGGGGAAGCCGTCGAAGGCACCCCCGGCGAGCCGATGCCGCAGGCCACGCATGACGAGGAAAAGCCGGCGAACCTGATCATGGCCGCCGCGCAGGGAGCGCAGACCGGCGTGCGCCTCGCGGTCGCGGTCGGCGCGATGGTGCTGGCGTTCGTCGCGCTGGTCGCGCTCGCCAACGGCATCCTTGGCGGGATCGGCGGATGGTTCGGTTATCCGGAGCTGAGCTTCCAGGGGCTGCTCGGCTATGTCTTCGCGCCGGTGATGTTCCTGCTCAACGTGCCATGGCATGAGGCGGGGATCGCCGGCGGCCTGTTCGGGCAGAAGATCGTGCTCAACGAATTCGTCGCCTATATCTCGCTCGGCGAGCAGCAGGGACAGCTCAGCCAGCGCACCGTGGCGATCATCACCTTCGCCCTGTGCGGCTTCGCCAATTTCTCGTCGATCGCGATCCAGATGGCGGTTACCGGCAGCCTCGCGCCCAATCAGCGGCCGATGATCGCCAAGCTCGGCGTTCGCGCGCTGCTGGCCGGCAGCCTCGCCAATTTGATGTCGGCGGCGCTTGCCGGGCTGCTTATCGGCTAG
- a CDS encoding metallophosphoesterase, producing the protein MRRWIFLVVALAGLAVIAGIGLRNARADPVVRRAAIALPDWPVGAGPVRVALLSDLHFGNLATDEARLARVVAITNAQRPDIVLIAGDILSGYDDADARARAAPVARILHGLRAPLGVFVVFGNHDDAGGGVVPRALARAGLSTTQNVAVSAGPLALGLSGDTSAGTARLGPVYVGLDKLRRRAALATIFVTHSPDLVQFLPTDHALLLAGHTHCGQIVLPLIGPLINVSRVSGNRYRCGLIRAGGRTVVVTAGIGTSNVPLRYGAPPDLWLLTLGPSR; encoded by the coding sequence ATGCGCCGCTGGATCTTTCTTGTCGTGGCCCTGGCCGGGTTGGCTGTGATCGCGGGCATCGGGCTGCGCAACGCCCGGGCGGACCCGGTGGTGCGCCGCGCCGCCATCGCGCTGCCGGACTGGCCTGTCGGTGCGGGGCCGGTGCGGGTCGCGCTGCTCAGTGATCTGCATTTCGGCAATCTCGCGACGGATGAGGCGCGGCTCGCGCGCGTGGTGGCGATCACCAATGCGCAACGGCCCGATATCGTGCTGATCGCGGGCGATATATTGTCGGGCTATGATGATGCCGACGCGCGCGCGCGGGCGGCCCCGGTCGCGCGCATCCTGCATGGGTTGCGTGCGCCGCTTGGCGTGTTTGTCGTGTTCGGCAATCACGATGATGCCGGTGGCGGCGTGGTGCCGCGCGCGCTGGCCAGGGCGGGGTTGAGCACGACGCAGAATGTCGCGGTCAGCGCCGGTCCACTGGCGCTCGGGCTATCGGGCGACACGTCCGCCGGCACGGCGCGGCTGGGGCCGGTCTATGTCGGGTTGGACAAGCTGCGCCGGCGCGCGGCGTTGGCGACGATATTCGTCACCCATTCGCCCGATCTCGTGCAATTCCTGCCGACCGACCATGCGTTGCTGCTCGCCGGGCATACGCATTGCGGGCAGATCGTGCTGCCGTTGATCGGACCGTTGATCAATGTCTCGCGGGTTTCCGGCAATCGCTATCGTTGCGGGCTGATCCGTGCGGGCGGGCGCACCGTGGTGGTGACCGCCGGAATCGGCACGAGCAACGTTCCGCTGCGCTATGGCGCGCCGCCCGACCTGTGGTTGCTGACCCTGGGTCCTAGCCGATAA